A single region of the Streptomyces caelestis genome encodes:
- the leuD gene encoding 3-isopropylmalate dehydratase small subunit → MEAFTTHTGRAVPLRRSNVDTDQIIPAHWLKKVTRDGFEDGLFEAWRKDASFVLNQPERQGATVLVAGPDFGTGSSREHAVWALQNFGFKAVISSRFADIFRGNSLKNGLLTVVLEQKIVDALWELTEKDPQAEITVDLVAREVRAEGITASFELDENARWRLLNGLDDISITLQNEADIAAYEAKRPSFKPQTLPV, encoded by the coding sequence ATGGAAGCATTCACCACTCACACCGGCCGTGCCGTCCCGCTGCGCCGCAGCAACGTCGACACCGACCAGATCATCCCCGCCCACTGGCTCAAGAAGGTCACGCGGGACGGTTTCGAGGACGGGCTGTTCGAGGCCTGGCGCAAGGACGCGTCGTTCGTGCTCAACCAGCCCGAGCGGCAGGGCGCGACCGTCCTGGTCGCCGGCCCCGACTTCGGCACCGGCTCCTCCCGCGAGCACGCCGTCTGGGCGCTGCAGAACTTCGGCTTCAAGGCCGTGATCTCCTCCCGCTTCGCCGACATCTTCCGCGGCAACTCGCTCAAGAACGGCCTGCTCACGGTCGTTCTGGAGCAGAAGATCGTGGACGCGCTGTGGGAACTCACCGAGAAGGACCCGCAGGCCGAGATCACCGTCGACCTGGTCGCCCGCGAGGTGCGCGCCGAGGGCATCACCGCCTCCTTCGAGCTGGACGAGAACGCCCGCTGGCGGCTGCTGAACGGCCTCGACGACATCTCGATCACCCTCCAGAACGAGGCGGACATCGCCGCGTACGAGGCGAAGCGCCCGTCGTTCAAGCCGCAGACGCTCCCGGTCTGA
- a CDS encoding HU family DNA-binding protein: MNKAQLVEAIADKMGGRQQAADAVDHVLDAIVRAVVAGERVSVTGFGSFEKVDRPARYARNPQTGERVRVKKTSVPRFRAGQGFKDLVSGSKKLPRGGEVSVKKAPKGSLTGGAGATVKKAAAKKATAKTAAAKKATAKKAPAKKATTKTAAAKKTTAKKAPAKTTTAKTTAAKKTTAQKAPAKKATAKKAPAKKSTARKTTAKKTTARKK, from the coding sequence GTGAACAAGGCGCAGCTCGTAGAAGCGATTGCCGACAAGATGGGCGGCCGACAGCAGGCCGCCGACGCTGTCGACCATGTACTGGACGCCATCGTCCGCGCGGTCGTCGCAGGTGAGAGGGTTTCCGTCACCGGCTTCGGTTCCTTCGAGAAGGTCGACCGTCCGGCCCGCTACGCCCGTAACCCACAGACGGGCGAGCGGGTTCGGGTCAAGAAGACCTCCGTTCCGCGCTTCCGCGCGGGCCAGGGCTTCAAGGACCTGGTCAGCGGCTCGAAGAAGCTGCCGCGCGGTGGCGAGGTCTCCGTCAAGAAGGCTCCGAAGGGCAGCCTGACCGGCGGCGCCGGCGCGACGGTCAAGAAGGCCGCCGCGAAGAAGGCGACCGCCAAGACGGCCGCCGCGAAGAAGGCCACGGCCAAGAAGGCGCCGGCGAAGAAGGCCACCACCAAGACCGCGGCCGCGAAGAAGACCACGGCGAAGAAGGCTCCGGCCAAGACCACGACGGCCAAGACCACCGCCGCGAAGAAGACCACCGCCCAGAAGGCACCGGCGAAGAAGGCGACCGCCAAGAAGGCGCCCGCCAAGAAGTCGACGGCGCGCAAGACCACCGCGAAGAAGACCACCGCCCGCAAGAAGTAG
- the cofC gene encoding 2-phospho-L-lactate guanylyltransferase, whose protein sequence is MQWTLVVPLKPLAQAKSRLADTADDGLRPDLALAFAQDTVAAALACSAVRDVAVVTDDARAGRELAALGAAIIPDEPGGGLNVALAHAAGAVRSARPESPVAALNADLPALRPQELARVLDTAAEFPRAFLPDAAEIGTTLLAAAPRRQLFPAFGIDSRARHRASGAVELSLAAVDSVRQDVDTGDDLRTALALGVGPHTAAAAARLLIPGQ, encoded by the coding sequence GTGCAGTGGACCTTGGTCGTACCCCTGAAACCCCTGGCCCAGGCCAAGAGCAGGCTTGCGGACACCGCGGACGACGGGCTGCGGCCGGACCTGGCGCTCGCCTTCGCCCAGGACACGGTGGCGGCCGCGCTGGCCTGCTCCGCGGTACGGGATGTGGCAGTCGTCACGGACGACGCCCGGGCGGGCCGTGAACTGGCCGCTCTGGGCGCGGCGATCATTCCCGACGAGCCGGGAGGCGGCCTCAACGTCGCCCTCGCACACGCGGCGGGGGCCGTCCGGTCGGCACGTCCCGAAAGCCCGGTGGCCGCACTGAACGCCGACCTGCCGGCACTGCGCCCGCAGGAATTGGCCCGGGTGCTCGATACCGCCGCCGAATTCCCACGCGCATTTCTCCCGGACGCGGCCGAAATCGGTACGACTCTGCTGGCCGCCGCCCCGAGGCGGCAATTGTTCCCGGCTTTCGGTATCGATTCCCGGGCCCGGCACCGCGCCTCCGGGGCCGTGGAACTGTCCCTCGCCGCCGTGGATTCCGTACGCCAGGACGTGGACACCGGCGACGACCTGCGCACCGCGCTGGCCCTGGGGGTCGGCCCTCATACGGCCGCGGCCGCCGCGCGGTTGCTGATACCCGGGCAGTAG